The Nitrososphaerales archaeon genome has a segment encoding these proteins:
- a CDS encoding hydantoinase B/oxoprolinase family protein — protein MTKISDFTLDIIENSLIASAEETFSAFGRASKSPVIYEVLDYAAGLTDANGRLVAQANGVPGFLGTLDMAVQDCIKKFGKDGFSPGDICIVNVPYSSGTHLNDVNLIMPVFAKGRIVAFSAIKGHWSEVGGMHFGSWTSDSTEIYQEGMIFPPIKLFEKGKVVQAMVDMIRANVRTPDMTLGDMEAHAASLRVGAKRIEDICSKYGVATVLEAMNRIQAKGERLTKLRLKELPHGTFEVEDTVDDDGITDTPVPVRAKITISDDEFVIDLRGSGKQARGSINCPWCATVSAARAIFKAVTDLHGPVSDGNFRALKVIADPGSIFNPIPPAPTSTYWESMAFITDLVWHALAPLIPDRLSAGHFLSVCGTIVGGTDDRTKQPFAIVEPQPGGWGGALGKDGESGLVCSGDGETYIMSNEVMEVRYPIVVEQYALNISDGCGKGEYRGGFGVVKDYRINNSNASFTSSMGRSLYPCWGINGGTKGTPNYFVIEKANQAPRRLRKIAAESMQKNDLIRLRTGGGGGFGDPLKRDPEKVLDDVIDEYISVEQARNDYGVVVDKSSMKVDLEQTRKLREMLLGTRR, from the coding sequence ATGACCAAGATATCTGACTTCACTTTGGACATCATCGAGAACAGCCTCATCGCTTCAGCCGAGGAGACGTTCTCAGCCTTCGGTAGGGCGAGCAAGAGTCCCGTCATATACGAGGTCCTCGACTACGCCGCAGGCCTAACCGACGCGAACGGCCGGCTGGTCGCCCAGGCCAACGGAGTTCCTGGTTTCCTTGGGACACTCGACATGGCTGTCCAAGACTGCATCAAGAAGTTCGGGAAAGACGGGTTCTCGCCGGGAGACATATGCATCGTCAACGTGCCCTACAGCAGTGGAACGCACCTGAACGACGTGAATCTGATCATGCCAGTTTTTGCGAAGGGAAGAATCGTGGCGTTCTCCGCAATCAAAGGTCATTGGAGCGAGGTGGGTGGCATGCACTTTGGCAGCTGGACCTCTGATTCCACAGAGATCTACCAGGAGGGGATGATCTTTCCACCAATCAAACTGTTCGAAAAAGGCAAGGTCGTCCAAGCGATGGTTGACATGATCAGGGCGAACGTCAGGACACCCGACATGACGCTCGGCGACATGGAAGCCCACGCGGCGTCGCTAAGGGTCGGGGCGAAGAGGATAGAAGACATCTGCAGCAAGTACGGCGTCGCTACCGTTCTTGAAGCGATGAACAGAATCCAAGCCAAAGGAGAAAGGCTAACGAAACTCAGGCTGAAGGAGCTGCCGCACGGTACCTTCGAGGTCGAGGACACGGTGGACGACGATGGCATCACAGACACTCCCGTGCCAGTGAGGGCGAAGATTACCATATCGGACGACGAATTCGTGATTGATCTCAGAGGGTCAGGGAAGCAGGCCAGGGGTTCGATAAACTGTCCATGGTGCGCCACCGTTTCTGCAGCAAGGGCGATCTTCAAGGCCGTCACAGACCTGCACGGCCCGGTAAGCGACGGGAACTTCAGGGCGCTCAAGGTTATTGCCGACCCGGGCTCAATATTCAACCCGATTCCACCAGCCCCGACCTCGACGTACTGGGAATCAATGGCTTTCATCACAGACCTGGTTTGGCACGCGTTGGCGCCGCTCATACCCGACAGGCTGTCCGCGGGGCACTTCCTCAGCGTCTGCGGCACCATAGTCGGAGGCACGGACGACAGGACCAAGCAGCCGTTCGCCATAGTCGAGCCGCAGCCTGGAGGCTGGGGAGGGGCCCTCGGGAAGGACGGGGAGAGCGGACTGGTCTGCTCGGGAGACGGCGAAACCTACATCATGTCGAACGAGGTGATGGAAGTGAGATACCCCATAGTGGTTGAACAGTACGCACTGAACATAAGCGATGGTTGCGGGAAGGGAGAGTACAGGGGCGGTTTCGGCGTGGTGAAAGACTACAGAATAAACAACTCCAACGCGAGCTTCACCTCGTCCATGGGCCGCTCGCTCTACCCATGCTGGGGCATCAACGGTGGAACGAAGGGGACACCGAACTACTTCGTGATTGAGAAGGCGAACCAGGCTCCGCGAAGATTGAGGAAGATAGCTGCAGAGTCGATGCAAAAGAACGACCTGATCAGGCTCCGGACAGGAGGTGGGGGCGGTTTCGGAGACCCGCTCAAGAGAGATCCCGAAAAGGTCCTCGACGACGTGATCGACGAGTACATCAGCGTCGAACAGGCAAGGAACGACTATGGCGTTGTGGTGGACAAGTCAAGTATGAAGGTTGACCTTGAACAGACGAGGAAATTGAGGGAAATGCTCCTCGGCACACGGCGCTGA